The Allostreptomyces psammosilenae sequence TACTAACCTGCCGGTAGGTAGATAGTCCTACCCTCAGATTTTCGAGAACGGGGCGCCATGGCAACCAACACACCAGCGAGCACACCACAGGCTCCACCCGAACAGGCGGTGCTCACCCCCCGCGAGATCCTCGTCGCGATGAGCGGCCTGGTCATCGCGATGCTGCTCGCCATGCTGGACAACATGATCGTGGCGCCGGCGCTGCCCACGATCGTCGGGGACCTCGGCGGTCTGGACCGCCTCGCGTGGGTGACCACGGCCTACATCCTGGCCTCCACGGCGGCCACCCCGATCTGGGGCAAGCTCGGCGACCTCTACGGCCGCAAGGGCGTCTTCATGTCCGCGGTGGTCATCTTCCTGGTCGGCTCCGCGCTGTGCGGCGTCGCACAGGACATGAACCAGCTCATCGCCTTCCGCGCCCTCCAGGGCCTGGGGGCGGGCGGTCTGATGGTCGGCGTCATGGCGATCATCGGCGAGATGGTCCCGCCCCGGGAGCGCGGGCGCTACCAGGGCGTGATGGCGGCCGTGATGCCCATCGCCATGATCGGCGGCCCGCTGGTCGGCGGCTTCATCACCGACAACCTCAACTGGCGCTGGGCCTTCTACGTCAACCTGCCGCTGGGCGCCGTCGCGCTCGCCGTGATCTGGTTCACCCTCAAGCTGCCCCGCCGGACGCGCGCCGGCGGGCGGGCGAGCATCGACTGGTCCGGCGCCGCGCTGCTCACCCTGTGGATCACCACGCTGGTGCTGATCACCAGCTGGGGCGGGACGGAGTACGCGTGGGGCTCGGGCCGGATCATCGGGCTGGGCGTGGTCACCGTGCTGGGCTTCGTCGCCTTCCTGATAGTGGAGCGGCGGGCGGTGGAGCCGGTCATGCCGCTGAGCGTGTTCCGCAACGCGAACTTCTCGCTCGCCGGCGCCCTCAGCTTCATCGTCGGCTTCGCGATGTTCGGCGGGGTGACCTTCCTGCCGCAGTTCCAGCAGTTCGTCCAGGGCTCCTCGGCCACCAACAGCGGCCTGCTGCTGATGCCGATGATGATCTCCGCGATGGCGGTCTCGGTGGCCGGCGGCCTGCTGATCACCCGCACCGGCCGCTACCGGGCCCTGCCGATCGCCGGCGGCGCCCTGCTGACCGCCGGGCTGGCGCTGATGTCCACGATGGAGCTCGACACCTCGCGGACCACCAGCGCCCTCTACATGATCGTGCTGGGCGCCGGCATGGGCTGCCTGATGCAGACCACCATGCTCATCGCGCAGAACAGCGTCGCGCTGCGGGACATGGGCGCCGCCACCGGCGCCTCCACCTTCCTGCGCAACATGGGCGGCTCGCTCGGCGTCTCCCTGCTGGGGTCGCTCTACACCAACCGCCTGCGGGACTCCCTGGAGGCCCAGGGCGGCGGCGCGGCGGCCGGCACGGAGGGGCTGGGGTCGATCGCGGAGGTCACCCCGGAGGTGCTGCGCCAGATGGCCGAGCCCGTCCGGCACGCCTTCCAGGTCGCGGTGACCGAGGGCATCCAGGTCGTCTTCGTCGGCAGCGCGGTGGTGGCGGCCGTGGGCTTCGTGCTGGCCTGGTTCATCCGCCACGTCCCGCTGCGCGGCTCGGGCCCGGCGCCCTCCGCGCCCCGGCAGGACGATCCGGTGCCGGTCGAGGCGGGCGCCGCGAAGGGCTGACCCGGGCGGTCCGGACGGCCTGACCCGTCCGGACGGCCGAGCGGGGGAACCGCACACGGGTGAAACGCCGCTGGGGCACCGCCCCGGCGGCGTCCACGGCCCCGGAGAGCAGCGGGGATCGGACGGGGGCGCGGGCCGGAGGCCGTGGGCAGGGGGCGCGGGCAGGGGGCGCGGGCAGGGGGACGCGGGCGGCGGGACGGCCGCCCGGAGCGTCAGGCGTGGGCCCCGCGCGCCCCACCGGACTCGCGGGACTCACGGCCCCCGCGGGCCGCACGCGCCTCGCGGCGCAGCGCGAGCAGCCCGCGCAGGCCGAGGACGCCGATGGCCGTGCCGAGCAGGAAGGACACCACGGCCAGCGTGAGGTGGACCCAGAAGTAGGCCGTCGGGCTGCCGTCCTCGAAGGCCAGACCCGAGCCGTCGGCCCACAGGTTGCGGACGAAGGTCGTCCAGATGAACCAGGACCACACGCCGAAGGCCAGCAGGAACCAGGACGCGGTACGGGAGAGCTTCACGGGGGATTCCACCTTGCCTAGCGGGACGCCGGACGGACCGGTCCTGTCCAGTATCCGCCGATCGGCGGGGGCGCGGGCGGCGGGGGTCGGCGGGTACGGGTACGGTCACGGCGTGCTACGTCAACTCGCCCGCCGGATACTGCTCCGGGAACGCCGTCCCGCCCGGATCACCGTGGCCCTGCTCGGAGCCGCGCTGCTGGTCGTCCCACCGGCCGCCACCGCCCGCGCCGCCGGGGCCGACACGCCCTCCCCCTCGCCCTCGGAGTCGGCGCCGCCGTCGCCCCCGGCGGTGATGTCGGCCGTCGGCGGGGAGCGGCTGGCCCAGCCGGGCGACCAGGTGGAGGCCGGCCCGGACACGCCGGAGCTGCCGGAGGACCTGACCGCGTACTCCTGGATGGTCTCCGACGCCACCACCGGCGAGGTGCTGGCCGCCCGCAACCCGCACTGGCAGCTGCCCCCGGCCTCCACGCTGAAGATGCTCTTCGCGGAGGTGCTGCTGCCCAGGTTCGAGCCCACCGGCACGCACACCGTCAGCGCGGAGGAGCTGGCCGGCGTCGGGGAGGGCAGCAGCCTGGTGGGCGTCAAGGAGGAGCTGACCTACACGGTCGAGGACCTCTGGCTCGGGGTCTTCCTGCGCTCCGGCAACGACGCCGTGCACGTGCTCTCCGCGATGGCCGGCGGGGTGCCGGAGGTGGTGCGGCAGATGCAGGAGCGCGCCATCGAGCTGAACGCCCTGGACACCCACGTGGTCACGCCGGACGGCTACGACGAGGACGGCCAGGTCTCCTCCGCCTACGACCTGACCCTGATCGCCCGCGCCGGCCTGCAGAACCCGGACTTCCGCCGCTACGCGAGCACCCGCACCGCCGAGTTCCCGGGGGAGGGGGACGAGACCTTCGAGATCCAGAACACCAACGACCTGCTCGGGGTGTACGAGGGCATGATCGGCGTGAAGAACGGTTACACCAGCAACGCCGGCAACACCTTCGTCGGCGCGGCGGAGCGTGACGGGCGCACCCTGCTGGTGGCCGTGATGCACCCCGAGCGCGGTGACGGCCTGGTCTACGACGAGGCGGAGGCGCTGCTGGACTGGGGGTTCGCGGCGGCGGGCACGGTGACGCCGATCGGCCGGCTGGTGGAGCCCGGCCCGCAGGTGGGGGAGGCGGGCGTCCAGGTGCCGTCCACCGCGCCCCCGGCCTCGCTGGCGCCGTGGCTGCTGCCCGCCTCCCCCACGCCGGCCGCGGCCGGGGGCGCCCAGGCGGAGGCGGCCGATGCCGGGCCGGAGCACGTCTCCGCGCCGAGCGCCGGGGTGAGCGGCCTGGGCCCGGGATCCGGGGCCTCGGGCGGGCGCACCGCGCTGTCGGTGGCGCTGCTGGTCTTCGTGCTCGGCGCGTGGGTGGTGGTGGCGGTGCTCCGGCGCCAGCGGTGAGCGCGGCGGGCGTCACCCGTCCGCCGCGGGGCGGCGCCGTGTGATCGCCGGTCGGCGTGGTAGTGGCGGCTGCGCCACTGGACGTCGACCGGATGAGGGAGAACGTGACCGGAACACTCGAGGACACTGGGAGCCGGCGCGCGGGCCTGGCGCGGTGGGCCCGTCTGGAGACGGTGACCACGCGCCTGACCGCCTCGGTGACCGTCAACCGTCCGCGCCGGGAGGTCTACGACTTCTGGCGCGACCTGCAGAACCTCCCGCGGTTCATGATCCACCTGAAGTCGGTGGAGCCGCGCCCGCAGGGGCGCACCCGCTGGACGGCGAAGGCGGCGCTGCGGGGGAGCGTGCACTGGGACGCCGAGATCGTCGAGGACACCCCGGGGGAGCTGATCTCCTGGCGTTCGCTGCCCGGCTCGGACGTGGACAACTCCGGCTCGGTGCGGTTCGCCGACGCCCCCGGCGGCCGGGGCACCGAGGTGCGGGTGGAGCTGGAGTACGGGCAGCCCGGGGGGCGGATGGGGGCCATGGTCGCCCGGTTCTTCGGAGAGCAGGCCGACCAGCAGGTGCGGGACGACCTGCGGCGCTTCAAGCAGGTGATGGAGACCGGCGAGGTGGTCCGCTCGGAGGGCAGCCCGGAGGGCACCCACGCGCGCCGGCAGCTCGCACAGCGGCCCGCCCGTCCCACCGCCGCGGCCTGAACCGACCACCCCCAGGAGGGCAGATGAAGGCCAACTGCTGGATGGGCCGGAACACCGTGCAGGTGGAGGAGGTCCCGGAGCCGCGGATCCTGAACGCGCGGGACGCGATCGTCCGGGTCACCTCGACCGCGATCTGCGGCTCCGACCTGCACCTGTACGACGGCTACATCCCGACGATGGAGCGCGGGGACATCCTCGGCCACGAGTTCATGGGGGAGGTGGTGGAGGTCGGGCCGGGCGTGTCGAACCTCGCGGTGGGCGACCGGGTGGTGGTGCCGTTCCCGATCGCCTGCGGGGCCTGCAACTCCTGCGAGCTGGGCCTGTACTCGGTGTGCGAGAACTCCAACCCCAACGCCGGCATGGCCGAGAAGATCATGGGGCACTCGCCGGCGGGCATCTTCGGCTACTCGCACATGCTCGGCGGCTACCCGGGCGGGCAGGCGGAGTACGCGCGGGTGCCGTTCGCCGACGTCGGGCCGGTGAAGATCGAGGACGACCTGCCGGACGAGCAGGTGCTCCTCCTCTCCGACGTCCTGCCCACCGGCTACATGGGCGCGGAGATGTGCGACATCCGGCCGGGGGACACCGTCGCGGTGTGGGGGGCCGGGCCGGTGGGCCAGTTCGCGGCGGTCAGCGCCCGGCTGCTCGGCGCTGAGCGGGTGATCGTCATCGACCGGGTGCCGGCCCGGCTGCGGATGGCCCGGGAGAAGGCCGGGGCGGAGACCGTCGACTACGAGGAGACGGACGTCCTGGACGCGCTGCGGGAGATGACCGCCGGGCGCGGACCGGACGCCTGCGTCGAGGCGGTGGGCATGGAGGCGCACCACCCCACCCCGGCGCTGCACGCCTACGACCGGGTCAAGCACGCCACCCGGCTGGAGAGCGACCGCCCGCACGCCCTCCGGGAGGCGGTGATGGCCTGCCGCAGCGGCGGGACGGTCTCCGTGATCGGCGTCTACGGCGGGTTCGTGGACAAGTTCCCGATGGGCGCGGTGATGAACCGGTCGCTGACCATCCGGGCGGGCCAGTGCCACGTCCAGCGGTACACCGCCCCGCTGCTGGAGCGGATCCGGGCCGGCGAGCTGGACCCGAGCTTCGTGATCACCCACCGGATGGGGCTGGACGAGGCCCCGGCGGCCTTCGAGATGTTCAAGAACAAGGAGCAGGACTGCGTGAAGGTGGTGCTGACGCCGTAGGCTCCGGCTCCGGCTGGTTCCGCGGGCGGCCCAGGCGGAGGGTTTGACCCTCCCGTTACGTGAGGCCGTAGCTTCGGGTTCCGGAGGTCGAAGCCATGAGCTACTCGGTCGGCAGGGTGGCCGCCGTCACCGGCGTCACCGTGCGCACCCTGCACCACTACGACGAGATCGGGCTGCTGTCGCCCAGCGGACGGACCGCCGCCGGCTACCGGCGCTACTCCGACGCCGACCTGGAGCGGCTGCAGCAGATCCTCGGGTACCGGGAGCTGGGCTTCGCCCTGGAGGAGATCGCGACCATCCTCGACGAGCCGTCCACCGGCGTGCTCGCGCACCTGCGGCGCCAGCACGCGCTGCTGACCGAGCGGATCGAGCGGCTGCGGCGGATGGTCGGCGCACTGGAGCTCACGATGGAGGCACACACGATGGGGATCCGGCTCACCCCGGAGGAGCGGTTCGAGGTCTTCGGCGACCACGACCCGGACCGGTACGCGGCGGAGGCCGAGGAGCGCTGGGGTGGCACCGACGCCTGGGCGGAGTCGCGGCGCCGGACGGCCTCCTACACCAAGGAGGACTGGAAGCGGATGCTGGCCGAGGGCGAGGCGCTGAACGGGCGGTTCGCCGAGGCGATGCGGGCCGGTGTCCCGGCCGACGACGAGCGGGCGATGGACCTGGCCGAGGAGCACCGCCGGTACATCACCGGGTGGCACTACCGGTGCAGCTACGAGGTCCACCGGGGCCTGGGGGAGATGTACCTGGCCGACGAGCGGTTCACCGCGTACTACGAGAAGACCGCCCCGGGGCTCGCCGGGTACGTCAGCGCGGCCATCCTGGCCAACGCCGACCGTGCCGCGGCGGCGGGGGCCGGTGCGCGGTGACCGCCCGGCGGGGGTGAGGACGGGGGAAACGGGCGGCGGCCCGCCGTCCCTGGTGGGACGACGGGCCGCCGTGTGGCCGTGGGCCGCCGTGGTGCCGGCGGTCCCCGCAGTGGTGCCGGCCGTCGGTCAGACGGTGACGCCGTGCGAGGCCAGGTAGGCCACCGGGTCGACGGCGGAGCCGTAGGTGGGGGTGGTGCGGACCTCGAAGTGCAGGTGGGGTCCGGTGGAGTTGCCGGTGGAACCGGACAGGCCGATCACGTCGCCCGCGGAGACCTGCTGGCCGACCGAGGCGCCGAGCGAGTTCAGGTGGCCGTACAGGATGTACTTGCCGTCCTCGCCCTGGATGATCACGTTGTTGCCGTAGGAGTCGTCCCAGCCGGCGAAGACGACCTCACCGCTGGTGACGGTGTGGATCGGGGTGCCGGTGGGGACGGCGAAGTCCTGGCCGCTGTGGGTGTTGGCCCAGTTGCTGCCGGCCTGCGCGAAGCTGGCGGTCAGCGTGTAGGAGCCCTCGATGGGCAGGACGTAGTCGCTGCCGGCCGCCGTGGTGGCGGCGGTCGCGGTGGCGGCCGTCGTGGTGGTGGGCGCGGTGTTGCCCACGCCGGCGGCGGCCACGTCCTGGTTGGCGATGTGGTTCAGGTGGGCGACGTGGCGCAGGTGCTCCACGTGCCGCACGTGCTCGGTGTGGCGCACGTGCTCCAGGTGGGCGACGTGACGCTCGTGACGGCTGGGCGCGTCGGCGTTCGTGTGGGCCAGCGCGGTGCCGGCCAGACCCGCCGTCGCGGCGGCCACCATGGTCACGGCGGCCAGGCCACGGGCGGAGTTCCGCTTCAGGCTACCGAGGGACAGGCGGCCGGCGGTGGTGGTGCGGGTGTTCGACACGGAATGCAAAACCTCTGTTCGACGACTCCGGCGGTGTGACACACCACGTGCTCGACACACCACGTGTGGGGAGCCTCCGCGAGGGGGGCGCCCGTCCGCCGGGGGACGGTGTCGGTCCGCC is a genomic window containing:
- a CDS encoding MDR family MFS transporter; the protein is MATNTPASTPQAPPEQAVLTPREILVAMSGLVIAMLLAMLDNMIVAPALPTIVGDLGGLDRLAWVTTAYILASTAATPIWGKLGDLYGRKGVFMSAVVIFLVGSALCGVAQDMNQLIAFRALQGLGAGGLMVGVMAIIGEMVPPRERGRYQGVMAAVMPIAMIGGPLVGGFITDNLNWRWAFYVNLPLGAVALAVIWFTLKLPRRTRAGGRASIDWSGAALLTLWITTLVLITSWGGTEYAWGSGRIIGLGVVTVLGFVAFLIVERRAVEPVMPLSVFRNANFSLAGALSFIVGFAMFGGVTFLPQFQQFVQGSSATNSGLLLMPMMISAMAVSVAGGLLITRTGRYRALPIAGGALLTAGLALMSTMELDTSRTTSALYMIVLGAGMGCLMQTTMLIAQNSVALRDMGAATGASTFLRNMGGSLGVSLLGSLYTNRLRDSLEAQGGGAAAGTEGLGSIAEVTPEVLRQMAEPVRHAFQVAVTEGIQVVFVGSAVVAAVGFVLAWFIRHVPLRGSGPAPSAPRQDDPVPVEAGAAKG
- a CDS encoding SCO4848 family membrane protein yields the protein MKLSRTASWFLLAFGVWSWFIWTTFVRNLWADGSGLAFEDGSPTAYFWVHLTLAVVSFLLGTAIGVLGLRGLLALRREARAARGGRESRESGGARGAHA
- a CDS encoding D-alanyl-D-alanine carboxypeptidase family protein: MLRQLARRILLRERRPARITVALLGAALLVVPPAATARAAGADTPSPSPSESAPPSPPAVMSAVGGERLAQPGDQVEAGPDTPELPEDLTAYSWMVSDATTGEVLAARNPHWQLPPASTLKMLFAEVLLPRFEPTGTHTVSAEELAGVGEGSSLVGVKEELTYTVEDLWLGVFLRSGNDAVHVLSAMAGGVPEVVRQMQERAIELNALDTHVVTPDGYDEDGQVSSAYDLTLIARAGLQNPDFRRYASTRTAEFPGEGDETFEIQNTNDLLGVYEGMIGVKNGYTSNAGNTFVGAAERDGRTLLVAVMHPERGDGLVYDEAEALLDWGFAAAGTVTPIGRLVEPGPQVGEAGVQVPSTAPPASLAPWLLPASPTPAAAGGAQAEAADAGPEHVSAPSAGVSGLGPGSGASGGRTALSVALLVFVLGAWVVVAVLRRQR
- a CDS encoding SRPBCC family protein, translating into MTGTLEDTGSRRAGLARWARLETVTTRLTASVTVNRPRREVYDFWRDLQNLPRFMIHLKSVEPRPQGRTRWTAKAALRGSVHWDAEIVEDTPGELISWRSLPGSDVDNSGSVRFADAPGGRGTEVRVELEYGQPGGRMGAMVARFFGEQADQQVRDDLRRFKQVMETGEVVRSEGSPEGTHARRQLAQRPARPTAAA
- a CDS encoding zinc-dependent alcohol dehydrogenase gives rise to the protein MKANCWMGRNTVQVEEVPEPRILNARDAIVRVTSTAICGSDLHLYDGYIPTMERGDILGHEFMGEVVEVGPGVSNLAVGDRVVVPFPIACGACNSCELGLYSVCENSNPNAGMAEKIMGHSPAGIFGYSHMLGGYPGGQAEYARVPFADVGPVKIEDDLPDEQVLLLSDVLPTGYMGAEMCDIRPGDTVAVWGAGPVGQFAAVSARLLGAERVIVIDRVPARLRMAREKAGAETVDYEETDVLDALREMTAGRGPDACVEAVGMEAHHPTPALHAYDRVKHATRLESDRPHALREAVMACRSGGTVSVIGVYGGFVDKFPMGAVMNRSLTIRAGQCHVQRYTAPLLERIRAGELDPSFVITHRMGLDEAPAAFEMFKNKEQDCVKVVLTP
- a CDS encoding MerR family transcriptional regulator, producing MSYSVGRVAAVTGVTVRTLHHYDEIGLLSPSGRTAAGYRRYSDADLERLQQILGYRELGFALEEIATILDEPSTGVLAHLRRQHALLTERIERLRRMVGALELTMEAHTMGIRLTPEERFEVFGDHDPDRYAAEAEERWGGTDAWAESRRRTASYTKEDWKRMLAEGEALNGRFAEAMRAGVPADDERAMDLAEEHRRYITGWHYRCSYEVHRGLGEMYLADERFTAYYEKTAPGLAGYVSAAILANADRAAAAGAGAR
- a CDS encoding M23 family metallopeptidase, whose product is MSNTRTTTAGRLSLGSLKRNSARGLAAVTMVAAATAGLAGTALAHTNADAPSRHERHVAHLEHVRHTEHVRHVEHLRHVAHLNHIANQDVAAAGVGNTAPTTTTAATATAATTAAGSDYVLPIEGSYTLTASFAQAGSNWANTHSGQDFAVPTGTPIHTVTSGEVVFAGWDDSYGNNVIIQGEDGKYILYGHLNSLGASVGQQVSAGDVIGLSGSTGNSTGPHLHFEVRTTPTYGSAVDPVAYLASHGVTV